Proteins encoded together in one Borreliella afzelii window:
- a CDS encoding BlyB family putative holin accessory protein: MQNNTIGLGLNLLSSLTNIAKTDTNIDHNYINTFSKVIDFFYKTYMSTLKSMETAESTKILEEIQDILKYNIQIIEAISNNKSNKIISSLKAKRNKIMREYINILKRDENA, translated from the coding sequence ATGCAAAATAACACTATTGGTTTAGGGCTTAATTTACTATCCAGCTTAACTAACATAGCTAAAACTGATACTAACATAGATCATAACTACATTAATACTTTTAGCAAGGTAATAGATTTTTTCTACAAAACATATATGAGCACACTAAAATCTATGGAAACAGCCGAATCAACAAAAATATTAGAAGAAATACAAGACATATTAAAATACAATATCCAGATAATAGAGGCTATTTCTAATAATAAAAGTAATAAAATTATCTCCTCATTAAAAGCAAAACGCAATAAAATCATGAGGGAATATATTAATATCCTTAAAAGGGATGAAAATGCTTAA
- a CDS encoding BBA14 family lipoprotein: MLKLVNYLLLTLLLCCNTIASLPDEPKPPIIQTLGSLAKYEAKLSDYVMYLITFLAKTKVKVNDPNYPEYTFPDLSTLRDEHSITSIKHNIKILLEYIQKTKPMAQKVYNQYSLVKNVNYK; encoded by the coding sequence ATGCTTAAACTAGTAAACTACTTGTTACTTACTTTACTACTATGTTGCAATACTATTGCTAGTTTACCAGATGAACCAAAACCACCAATTATTCAAACACTCGGCTCTTTAGCTAAATATGAGGCAAAATTATCAGATTATGTTATGTACCTTATAACATTCTTAGCTAAAACAAAAGTAAAAGTTAATGACCCAAATTATCCAGAATATACTTTTCCAGACTTATCAACACTAAGAGATGAACACTCCATAACTTCAATCAAACATAATATAAAAATACTTTTGGAGTACATTCAAAAAACAAAACCCATGGCACAAAAAGTCTATAATCAATATTCCCTAGTTAAAAATGTAAATTACAAATAA
- the bdr gene encoding Bdr family repetitive protein: protein MKPALPNIASITEEQIYNEFIRLGMEQLIAQDLSKRYYHNELTYRDLENLEKQFGIKFDNLVSKIDSAKSELNTKIDFVEKNLDTKIDSIKNEFNAKIDGLNAKIDGLDTKIDTIEKHLNTKIDTVEKNLKQDIANLKQNLDEKISNSEQNLKQNLDEKLKIHEKFLLEKLNISNRLIIIITIIIAPIAISSIANIITSIINGFYK, encoded by the coding sequence ATGAAACCAGCACTACCAAATATTGCAAGTATAACTGAAGAGCAAATATACAATGAATTTATAAGATTGGGCATGGAACAACTAATAGCACAAGATTTATCTAAAAGATACTATCATAATGAACTTACATATAGAGATTTAGAAAATCTAGAAAAACAATTTGGGATAAAGTTTGATAATCTTGTTTCTAAGATTGATTCTGCAAAAAGTGAACTTAATACTAAAATCGATTTTGTAGAGAAGAATTTAGATACTAAAATAGATAGTATAAAAAACGAATTTAATGCTAAAATAGATGGCTTAAATGCTAAGATAGATGGTTTAGATACTAAAATTGATACCATAGAAAAGCATTTAAATACTAAGATTGACACCGTAGAAAAGAATTTAAAACAAGATATAGCTAATCTTAAACAAAATCTTGACGAAAAGATATCTAATTCGGAACAAAATCTTAAACAAAATCTTGACGAAAAACTCAAAATTCATGAAAAATTTTTATTAGAAAAACTTAATATAAGCAATAGATTAATAATTATTATTACAATAATAATAGCTCCAATTGCTATATCTAGCATAGCAAATATTATTACGTCGATAATTAATGGGTTTTATAAATAG
- a CDS encoding Mlp family lipoprotein: MKIINVLFCLFLLILNSCNANDNDTLKNKNKLTESQQAENGEKHNLGQIELQQEIPKSPEELLKEKLSEDQKIHLDWLKTALTNAGEFDKFLQYDVSKIKTALDHIKTELNKCKGKQNAAQQENTFKQTVQGALSGGDIDKFPEQANSLCDILP; encoded by the coding sequence ATGAAAATTATCAATGTATTATTTTGTTTATTTTTACTAATCCTAAACAGCTGCAATGCTAATGATAATGACACTCTTAAGAACAAGAATAAACTTACTGAGTCCCAACAAGCGGAAAATGGGGAAAAACATAATTTAGGCCAAATAGAACTACAACAAGAAATACCTAAATCTCCTGAAGAATTACTTAAAGAAAAACTATCTGAAGATCAGAAAATACATCTTGATTGGTTAAAAACCGCTCTAACTAATGCTGGGGAATTTGATAAATTTTTACAATATGATGTATCTAAAATCAAAACAGCACTTGACCATATAAAAACTGAACTTAATAAATGTAAGGGGAAACAAAATGCTGCTCAACAGGAAAACACTTTTAAACAGACGGTTCAAGGGGCACTTAGCGGTGGGGATATAGATAAATTCCCAGAACAAGCAAATAGTTTGTGCGACATTCTTCCGTAA